Proteins from a single region of Bacteroidota bacterium:
- a CDS encoding ORF6N domain-containing protein — protein MEKALIRSDYQSLIYEFRGFKVMLDFDLAALYGVETKRLKEQVRRNISRFPDDFMFELTKEEFESLRSQFATSKRGGTRYFPMVFTEQGVAMLSSVLNSEKAIQVNIEIMRAFAQYRALLIENKDLRKELKALDEKINKIFKYLLEKIDALSQKKLEIPKNKIGYKI, from the coding sequence ATGGAAAAAGCATTAATCCGGTCAGATTATCAATCTCTGATTTATGAATTTCGAGGTTTCAAGGTCATGCTCGACTTTGATCTTGCGGCTCTTTATGGAGTAGAAACCAAAAGGTTGAAAGAGCAGGTGAGGAGAAACATCAGCCGTTTCCCTGACGATTTTATGTTTGAACTGACCAAAGAAGAATTCGAATCTTTGAGGTCGCAATTTGCGACCTCAAAGAGAGGAGGGACGCGGTATTTCCCTATGGTCTTTACAGAACAAGGAGTGGCAATGCTTTCCTCTGTACTTAATTCAGAAAAAGCTATTCAGGTCAATATTGAAATCATGAGAGCATTTGCACAATACAGGGCTCTATTAATTGAAAATAAAGACCTGCGAAAAGAGCTGAAAGCTCTGGATGAAAAGATTAATAAGATATTCAAATACCTTCTTGAAAAAATTGATGCGTTAAGTCAAAAAAAATTAGAAATACCTAAGAATAAAATCGGTTATAAAATATGA
- a CDS encoding ABC transporter ATP-binding protein translates to MSAKRTNFGEVNPLIYSMPLLEIKNLTVEFSTENGIVRAADNVSLSLNTGETLGIVGESGSGKSVTALSVMRLIPDPPGRITNGEIIFHNQDNDNIDLLKLPEKKMQAYRGKHIAMIFQEPMTSLNPVHTCGRQVMEAILYHEDLNRKTARQRTLELFNEVQLPRPEDIFHSYPHQLSGGQKQRVMIAMAMSCSPSLLIADEPTTALDVTIQKTILELMKSLQQKYGLGIIFITHDLGVVAEIADSAVVMYKGKIVESGKVSELFNHPQHPYTRGLLACRPRLDRRLKVLPTVADFLNKSEGHPGDATLNGITGEILVSEDERQANHHDLYNKNPLLQVRNLKTYFPVRKGIFGRTKNYIKAVDDVSFDVYPGETLGLVGESGCGKTTLGRTILRLAEASEGQAIYQGKNIPGLTLKDLRSLRKDLQIIFQDPYSSLNPRMTAGTAIMEPMKVHGLFTNEKARKQKAMELLEKVDLDESHFYRYPHEFSGGQRQRICIARALAVNPKFIICDESVSALDVSIQAQVLNLLNELKNEFGFTYIFISHDLSVVKFMSDRIAVMKDGKIEEIGEADAIYENPKSDYTRKLIEAIPSR, encoded by the coding sequence ATGTCTGCTAAAAGAACTAACTTTGGAGAGGTAAATCCGCTAATATACAGTATGCCACTACTTGAAATCAAAAATCTCACAGTTGAATTCTCAACGGAAAATGGAATCGTACGGGCTGCTGATAATGTCTCCCTGTCATTAAACACAGGTGAAACCCTCGGTATTGTGGGGGAATCCGGTTCGGGCAAGTCGGTCACAGCGCTGTCGGTCATGCGGCTCATTCCTGATCCTCCGGGCAGGATCACAAACGGCGAGATCATCTTCCATAATCAGGACAACGACAATATCGATCTGCTAAAGCTTCCCGAGAAAAAGATGCAGGCATACCGTGGAAAGCATATCGCTATGATCTTCCAGGAGCCGATGACCTCGCTGAATCCTGTGCATACCTGTGGGAGACAGGTCATGGAAGCCATTCTCTACCATGAGGATCTGAACCGAAAAACAGCCAGGCAGAGAACACTGGAACTTTTCAATGAGGTGCAGCTTCCACGGCCGGAGGATATATTTCATTCTTACCCGCACCAGCTCTCAGGCGGACAGAAACAACGGGTGATGATCGCCATGGCTATGTCATGCAGTCCGTCCCTTCTTATCGCCGATGAGCCAACTACTGCGCTTGATGTCACCATCCAGAAAACCATCCTTGAATTGATGAAATCGCTACAGCAAAAGTATGGTCTGGGTATCATCTTCATCACCCATGATCTTGGTGTGGTGGCTGAAATAGCCGATTCGGCAGTTGTTATGTATAAAGGTAAAATTGTCGAATCAGGGAAAGTCAGTGAGCTCTTTAACCATCCGCAGCATCCATATACCAGGGGGCTTCTGGCATGCCGGCCACGCCTTGACAGGCGACTAAAAGTGTTGCCTACGGTTGCGGATTTTCTCAATAAATCTGAAGGCCATCCCGGAGATGCCACTCTTAATGGAATCACCGGGGAGATATTGGTATCTGAGGACGAGAGGCAGGCCAACCACCATGATCTCTATAATAAAAATCCATTGCTTCAGGTGAGAAACCTCAAGACCTACTTCCCTGTCCGCAAAGGTATTTTCGGTAGAACAAAAAACTATATCAAAGCGGTGGATGACGTCAGCTTTGATGTTTATCCCGGCGAAACGCTCGGTCTTGTGGGTGAGTCGGGCTGTGGAAAGACCACACTTGGACGGACCATCCTGCGCCTGGCAGAAGCGAGCGAAGGACAAGCTATTTATCAGGGGAAGAATATCCCTGGGCTAACCCTGAAAGATCTTCGCAGTTTACGCAAAGATCTTCAGATCATCTTCCAGGATCCCTATTCTTCGCTTAATCCGCGTATGACAGCCGGAACGGCGATCATGGAACCTATGAAAGTCCATGGTCTTTTTACGAATGAAAAGGCGCGAAAGCAAAAAGCCATGGAATTGCTTGAGAAGGTTGATCTCGATGAAAGTCATTTCTACCGTTATCCGCATGAGTTTTCCGGCGGCCAGCGCCAGCGTATTTGCATTGCACGTGCTCTGGCTGTCAATCCGAAATTCATCATCTGTGATGAATCCGTCTCTGCCCTCGACGTCTCCATCCAGGCGCAGGTCCTTAATCTCCTCAATGAGCTGAAAAACGAATTTGGCTTCACCTACATCTTTATCTCACATGACCTGTCGGTGGTGAAATTCATGTCGGATAGGATAGCTGTGATGAAAGATGGCAAGATCGAAGAGATAGGCGAGGCGGATGCGATCTATGAAAATCCGAAAAGTGATTATACCCGGAAATTAATTGAGGCGATTCCATCCAGATAG
- a CDS encoding phosphoribosyltransferase family protein has translation MDFSDKQLTDSLMQLLDDFLSLFYPSICYACGSSLFHQEEIICTSCLYHLPRTNFHRDPENPVAQTFWGRIPVQSATSYYYFSKKGNVQHLLHHLKYKGRKEIGIYIGRQFGYELKEADLFKTSEVIIPVPLHLKKLKKRGYNQSEQFALGLASAMNIELDVSSLIRCKPSETQTKKSRFKRWENVKDIFTISPGAKLAGRHILLVDDVITTGATLEACAEALFKIPSIKLSIATIAYALH, from the coding sequence GTGGATTTCTCCGATAAACAATTAACAGACTCACTTATGCAATTGCTGGATGACTTTCTTTCTCTTTTTTATCCCAGCATATGCTATGCCTGTGGGTCCAGCCTGTTTCACCAGGAAGAGATTATTTGCACCTCCTGTTTGTACCATCTGCCGCGTACAAATTTCCATCGTGATCCGGAAAATCCTGTAGCACAAACGTTCTGGGGCAGGATACCGGTACAATCAGCGACATCGTATTATTATTTCAGTAAAAAAGGGAATGTGCAACACCTGTTGCATCATCTGAAATATAAAGGGCGAAAAGAGATAGGCATATACATCGGACGGCAGTTCGGATATGAGCTAAAGGAAGCCGACCTGTTTAAAACCTCCGAGGTTATCATTCCTGTTCCGCTGCACCTCAAAAAGCTGAAGAAACGGGGATACAACCAGAGTGAACAGTTTGCGCTTGGATTAGCGTCAGCAATGAACATTGAACTGGATGTGTCATCGCTGATCAGATGTAAACCTTCAGAAACCCAGACCAAAAAATCGCGTTTCAAACGCTGGGAGAATGTGAAGGATATTTTTACCATTTCACCCGGAGCAAAACTGGCCGGCCGGCATATATTGCTCGTGGATGATGTGATCACCACCGGAGCAACACTCGAAGCCTGCGCCGAAGCATTATTCAAAATACCTTCCATTAAACTGAGTATCGCAACAATCGCTTACGCACTTCACTAA